A genome region from Deinococcus sp. KNUC1210 includes the following:
- a CDS encoding AAA family ATPase, with product MPDTRFRHGLIVGKFAPLHAGHEYLIRAALAQCERVSVWCYARPDFPDMPSPLRRGWLRQVFPAHLYPQLELLPDAPRPPLDSSPSEVHNAYVRGVLDEWNIHPDAVFTSEAYGEGFAAALGATHRLIDPERRHVPVSGTAIRAEPHELRRFLNPLVYAHFVQRVVILGAESTGKSTLTAALAQHFGTVGVREYGRDVYERENGLLNVDQFLEIALGQRALEREAAASGRANYWLFCDTDAATTLMWSYLLCGAALPELHALADECRGRYAQTFVCDTGIEFEQDGWRSNKAVREVQQAHILQDLNTRGIAYTVLRGSVAERVAQVAAALG from the coding sequence TTGCCTGACACCCGCTTCCGACACGGCCTGATCGTGGGCAAGTTCGCGCCGCTGCACGCCGGGCACGAATATCTGATCCGCGCTGCGCTGGCCCAGTGCGAGCGGGTCAGCGTGTGGTGTTATGCCCGCCCCGATTTCCCCGACATGCCCTCACCGCTGCGGCGTGGCTGGCTGCGGCAGGTGTTTCCGGCCCACCTGTACCCGCAGCTGGAGTTGCTGCCCGATGCGCCCAGACCACCGCTCGACAGTTCGCCCTCCGAGGTACACAACGCCTACGTGCGCGGCGTGCTGGACGAGTGGAACATCCACCCCGACGCGGTCTTCACCTCCGAGGCCTATGGAGAGGGCTTTGCAGCGGCGCTCGGGGCGACCCACCGCCTGATCGACCCCGAGCGCCGACATGTTCCGGTGTCGGGAACGGCGATCCGGGCCGAGCCACACGAGCTGCGGCGGTTCCTGAATCCTCTGGTGTACGCCCATTTTGTGCAGCGGGTGGTGATTCTAGGCGCAGAAAGCACCGGCAAGAGCACGCTGACGGCGGCCCTGGCGCAGCACTTCGGCACGGTGGGCGTGCGCGAATACGGACGCGACGTGTACGAGCGCGAAAACGGCCTGCTGAACGTGGATCAGTTTCTGGAAATCGCGCTGGGACAACGGGCGCTGGAACGAGAGGCCGCTGCGTCGGGCCGTGCCAACTACTGGCTGTTCTGCGACACCGACGCGGCCACGACCCTGATGTGGAGTTATCTGCTGTGCGGCGCAGCGCTGCCCGAACTGCACGCTCTGGCCGACGAATGCCGGGGGCGGTACGCGCAGACATTCGTATGTGACACGGGCATCGAGTTCGAGCAGGACGGATGGCGCAGCAACAAGGCCGTGCGCGAGGTGCAGCAGGCCCATATCCTGCAGGACCTGAACACGCGGGGGATTGCCTACACGGTGCTGCGCGGCAGTGTGGCCGAGCGGGTCGCGCAGGTGGCAGCGGCACTGGGCTGA
- a CDS encoding cyclin-dependent kinase inhibitor 3 family protein, with product MTILTSISNPIRFDVIETPLWPGRLGLTIAPGKQGSIYGRTHRRDLHTDLNALRAQGADELVNLMEDDEQARWQMQGYDEEAQGAGLSVRRYPIPDVNIPADAASFRALVEEVYTDLSAGKTVVVHCLGGLGRSGTLAACLLIRAGMEPEQAITAVRHYRTGAIEGQQPEFVRKFRV from the coding sequence ATGACCATCCTGACCAGCATCAGCAATCCCATCCGCTTCGACGTGATCGAAACACCCCTGTGGCCCGGACGCCTGGGCCTGACCATCGCTCCCGGCAAACAGGGCAGCATTTATGGCAGGACGCACCGCCGCGACCTGCACACCGACCTGAACGCGCTGCGGGCGCAGGGAGCCGACGAACTCGTCAACCTGATGGAAGACGACGAGCAGGCACGCTGGCAGATGCAGGGCTACGACGAAGAGGCGCAGGGGGCCGGACTGAGCGTGCGCCGCTATCCCATTCCCGACGTGAATATTCCCGCCGACGCGGCGAGCTTCCGCGCCCTGGTGGAAGAGGTGTACACCGACCTGAGCGCCGGAAAGACGGTGGTGGTGCACTGCCTGGGTGGCCTGGGCCGAAGCGGGACACTGGCCGCCTGCCTGCTGATCCGGGCGGGGATGGAGCCTGAACAGGCCATCACAGCTGTCCGGCACTACCGCACAGGAGCCATCGAGGGGCAGCAACCGGAATTCGTGCGGAAATTCCGCGTGTAG
- a CDS encoding ADP-ribosylglycohydrolase family protein: protein MSTPNQISGVLYGAAYGDALAAPTEFMRDLTQIRTRFAPNGPTTLHRGDVTDDTQMMLAVARALLDTPALTPQTAEGPLRREFGEWLHDPENNRAPGITCLNACRGLEQGKRWQEATVRGSKGCGANMRVQPAAFIADAQQRAAYAQFQAALTHGHPTGLAAADLTAQAIRLLLDGTAPADLTAALTDYAHTQREVYHADWLGDLWSVYGAASPALYIAEGWDECLGVLERLQHALTTGIPADADPCDFTGEGWIAEEAFATGLLCFLLTPQDPQESLRRTAVTRGDSDSLACLAGSFAGAHLGLTAFPAEWKEQIEYAGELERLSAAFSEETR, encoded by the coding sequence ATGTCCACCCCCAACCAGATTTCCGGCGTGCTGTACGGAGCGGCCTACGGCGACGCACTGGCCGCCCCCACCGAGTTCATGCGCGACCTGACGCAGATTCGCACCCGCTTTGCCCCAAACGGCCCGACCACGCTGCACCGGGGGGACGTGACCGACGATACGCAGATGATGCTCGCGGTGGCCCGCGCCCTGCTGGACACGCCCGCCCTCACACCGCAGACCGCTGAAGGCCCGCTGCGCCGCGAATTTGGCGAGTGGCTGCACGACCCGGAAAACAACCGCGCCCCCGGCATCACCTGCCTGAATGCCTGTCGGGGACTGGAGCAGGGCAAGCGCTGGCAGGAAGCGACGGTGCGAGGCAGCAAGGGCTGTGGGGCGAACATGCGCGTGCAGCCTGCCGCCTTCATCGCAGACGCGCAGCAGCGGGCAGCCTACGCCCAGTTTCAGGCCGCCCTGACCCACGGACACCCCACCGGACTCGCCGCCGCCGACCTGACCGCGCAGGCGATTCGGCTGCTGCTGGACGGAACCGCGCCCGCCGACCTGACCGCTGCCCTGACCGACTACGCCCACACGCAGCGCGAGGTGTATCACGCAGACTGGCTGGGCGACCTGTGGAGCGTATACGGGGCAGCGAGTCCGGCTCTGTACATCGCGGAGGGCTGGGACGAGTGCCTGGGGGTGCTGGAGCGTCTGCAACACGCCCTGACAACAGGCATTCCCGCCGACGCCGACCCCTGCGACTTCACCGGAGAGGGCTGGATTGCCGAGGAAGCCTTTGCCACCGGTCTGCTGTGCTTTCTGCTGACGCCGCAGGACCCGCAGGAAAGCCTGCGCCGCACTGCCGTGACGCGGGGCGACAGCGACAGCCTCGCGTGTCTGGCGGGCAGTTTCGCCGGGGCGCATCTGGGCCTGACCGCCTTTCCCGCCGAGTGGAAGGAACAGATCGAATACGCGGGCGAGCTGGAACGCCTGAGCGCCGCCTTCTCAGAGGAGACCAGATGA
- a CDS encoding nicotinate phosphoribosyltransferase, which translates to MTTLNDANIILDTDSYKSSHFLQYPPHTTRLFSYLESRGGRYPATRFFGLQYILKRYLSVRVTADMVEEAREVIEAHGEPFPYDGWMRVVTAHGGRLPLEVRAVPEGTLVPNHNVLMSVTNTDPELPWLVGWFETMLMRVWYPTTVATQSYYLKQIIREALEQTSDRAAEELPFKLHDFGSRGVSSRESAGLGGLAHLTNFMGSDTLEALRTGRNYYGAPVAGFSIPAAEHSTVTSWGKEHEVEAYRNLVNTFAKPGAVFAVVSDSYDLKYAINVHWGETLRALIEASGATLVVRPDSGEPAAMVRLAVRALDAKFGSELNSKGFKVLRHVRVIQGDGIDEESIREILQTVIGDGFSAENVGFGMGGALLQQVNRDTQRFAYKASAGLIDGEYRGIYKDPVTDPGKRSKDGVLDLVMENGRYVTKAYKTFDTDFPGSLMRTVYRDGELLVDETLEEVRGRV; encoded by the coding sequence ATGACCACCCTGAACGATGCCAATATCATTCTCGACACCGACAGCTACAAATCCAGCCACTTCCTTCAGTACCCGCCGCACACCACCCGGCTGTTCTCGTACCTGGAAAGCCGGGGCGGCAGATACCCGGCCACCCGCTTCTTCGGACTGCAGTACATCCTGAAGCGGTATCTGAGCGTGCGTGTGACCGCCGACATGGTGGAGGAAGCCCGCGAAGTGATCGAGGCGCACGGCGAACCCTTTCCGTATGACGGCTGGATGCGGGTGGTGACGGCGCACGGCGGGCGGCTGCCGCTGGAGGTACGGGCGGTGCCGGAAGGAACGCTGGTGCCCAATCACAACGTGCTGATGAGCGTGACCAATACCGACCCGGAACTGCCCTGGCTGGTCGGCTGGTTTGAAACGATGCTGATGCGCGTCTGGTATCCGACGACCGTCGCGACCCAGAGCTATTACCTGAAGCAGATCATCCGGGAGGCGCTGGAGCAGACGAGCGACCGCGCCGCCGAGGAACTGCCCTTCAAGCTGCACGACTTCGGCAGCCGGGGCGTCAGCAGCCGCGAGAGCGCGGGCCTGGGCGGGCTGGCGCACCTGACCAATTTCATGGGCAGCGACACGCTCGAAGCGCTGCGAACCGGGCGCAACTACTACGGCGCACCCGTCGCGGGCTTCAGTATTCCCGCCGCCGAACACAGCACCGTCACGAGCTGGGGCAAGGAACATGAGGTCGAGGCGTACCGCAATCTGGTCAACACCTTTGCAAAGCCGGGAGCCGTGTTCGCGGTGGTCAGCGACAGCTACGACCTGAAATACGCCATCAACGTGCACTGGGGCGAAACGCTGCGTGCGCTGATCGAAGCGAGCGGCGCGACGCTGGTGGTGCGGCCCGACAGTGGCGAACCCGCCGCGATGGTGCGACTCGCCGTGCGTGCCCTCGACGCCAAATTTGGAAGCGAGCTGAACAGCAAGGGCTTCAAGGTGCTGCGGCACGTGCGCGTGATTCAGGGCGACGGCATCGACGAGGAAAGCATCCGCGAGATCCTGCAGACGGTGATCGGAGACGGCTTTTCTGCCGAGAACGTGGGCTTCGGTATGGGCGGAGCGCTGCTGCAACAGGTCAACCGCGACACGCAGCGCTTTGCGTACAAGGCCAGCGCAGGACTGATCGACGGTGAGTACCGGGGCATCTACAAAGACCCCGTGACCGACCCCGGCAAGCGCAGCAAAGACGGCGTGCTGGACCTGGTGATGGAGAACGGGCGCTATGTCACGAAGGCTTACAAGACCTTCGACACCGATTTTCCCGGCAGCCTGATGAGGACGGTGTACCGCGACGGCGAACTGCTGGTGGATGAGACGCTGGAAGAGGTGAGGGGGCGGGTGTGA
- a CDS encoding NADAR family protein, whose protein sequence is MTQLLFYTTDRPYGEFSNFSRHPIEVDGLLWPTSEHYFQAQKFAGTPHAEEVRQQPTPMLAAQMGRRRDLPFRADWDAVKDDVMRTALSAKFTQHEALRTLLLGTGNAELIEHTRNDAYWADGGDGSGRNRLGELLMELRAHLRGD, encoded by the coding sequence ATGACCCAACTCCTCTTCTACACCACCGACAGGCCTTACGGCGAGTTCAGCAATTTCAGCCGCCATCCGATCGAGGTGGATGGCCTGCTGTGGCCCACCTCCGAACACTATTTTCAGGCGCAGAAATTCGCGGGCACGCCCCACGCCGAAGAAGTGCGCCAGCAGCCCACACCGATGCTCGCCGCCCAGATGGGCCGCCGCCGTGATCTACCCTTCCGCGCCGACTGGGACGCCGTGAAAGACGACGTGATGAGGACGGCGCTCTCTGCCAAGTTCACCCAGCACGAAGCGCTCCGCACGTTGCTGCTGGGTACGGGCAATGCCGAACTGATCGAACACACCCGCAACGATGCTTACTGGGCCGACGGCGGCGACGGCAGCGGGCGCAACCGCCTGGGCGAACTGCTGATGGAACTGCGGGCACACCTCCGAGGAGACTGA
- a CDS encoding V-type ATP synthase subunit D: MADQISPTRSAMLASKASLKTASSGADLLKRKRDALIGEFFALVKDALAAREELSGVSKGAYVSLFGAKSWDSPEAVESLSLAQGSEYNIDMQIESIYGVKVPKIAIPEQTQAAFSPINVGARTIQTATDFQGVMGAVVRVAATETKLRRIGEEIKKTSRRVNALEQVVIPGIQGDIRFIRGVLDQREREESFRLKKIKAKLEKEAEAEAKLSKENAQAGLHGSAAD; encoded by the coding sequence ATGGCAGATCAGATCAGTCCGACCCGCAGCGCCATGCTGGCATCCAAGGCGTCGCTCAAAACCGCCAGCAGCGGTGCCGACCTGCTCAAGCGCAAGCGTGACGCACTCATCGGTGAGTTTTTCGCACTGGTGAAAGATGCACTGGCCGCCCGCGAGGAACTGAGCGGCGTGAGCAAGGGCGCTTACGTGTCGCTGTTCGGCGCGAAAAGCTGGGACAGCCCGGAAGCGGTCGAGAGTTTGAGTCTGGCGCAGGGCAGCGAATACAACATCGATATGCAGATCGAGAGCATCTATGGTGTGAAGGTGCCCAAAATCGCCATTCCCGAGCAGACGCAGGCCGCCTTCAGCCCGATCAACGTGGGTGCCCGTACCATCCAGACCGCCACCGATTTTCAGGGCGTGATGGGCGCAGTGGTGCGTGTGGCTGCCACCGAGACCAAGCTGCGGCGCATCGGCGAGGAGATCAAGAAGACCTCACGCCGTGTGAACGCGCTGGAACAGGTGGTCATTCCCGGCATTCAGGGCGATATCCGCTTTATTCGCGGCGTGCTCGATCAGCGCGAGCGCGAAGAGAGCTTCCGCCTGAAGAAGATCAAGGCGAAGCTGGAAAAAGAGGCTGAGGCCGAAGCCAAGCTGAGCAAGGAGAATGCCCAGGCCGGATTGCACGGAAGTGCAGCCGACTGA
- a CDS encoding phosphohydrolase, whose protein sequence is MNAELLAAAQAYCTPFYMQPERAYHNLTHIQNMLSALETRRVLTSALALAVWGHDLIYDPQRHDNEEQSADIFDDWLSTASTPSELRQEVRALILATRHTSPPSTRPEALLIDADLSILGAPALAFWQYERAIRQEYGFVAWPAYRTGRTAVLQGFLSRDRIYSTPEFAELEAGARVNLEAALARLRERDSEDQPDA, encoded by the coding sequence ATGAATGCCGAACTGCTGGCAGCGGCGCAGGCGTACTGCACGCCCTTTTATATGCAGCCGGAGCGGGCCTATCACAATCTCACACACATCCAGAACATGCTGAGCGCCCTGGAAACTCGCCGCGTACTCACGTCTGCGCTGGCCCTGGCAGTGTGGGGCCACGACCTGATCTACGATCCGCAGCGCCACGACAACGAGGAGCAGAGCGCCGACATCTTCGATGACTGGCTTTCCACTGCCTCCACACCATCCGAGCTGCGGCAAGAAGTTCGGGCGCTGATCCTCGCCACGCGCCACACCTCTCCCCCGTCTACCCGCCCCGAAGCCCTGCTGATCGACGCCGATCTGAGCATCCTGGGCGCACCGGCCCTGGCTTTCTGGCAGTACGAGCGGGCCATCCGGCAGGAATACGGCTTCGTGGCTTGGCCCGCGTACCGGACAGGCAGAACAGCCGTGTTGCAGGGCTTTTTGAGCAGAGACCGAATCTACAGCACGCCAGAATTCGCAGAGCTGGAGGCGGGGGCACGTGTGAATCTGGAGGCAGCGCTGGCCCGTCTCAGAGAAAGGGATTCTGAAGACCAGCCTGACGCCTGA
- a CDS encoding tyrosine-protein phosphatase, with protein sequence MELDSSAGCVNFRDVGEYLSLLTDASPLPAGRLLRGGKLDFVETPADIGRPGTILNLRRGPERQTFGAQVLHLPAPNDLENYDTTNRRVRRWLNEVISVFEQGTLTFPVLVHCTSGKDRTGVVVAALLSILGTEPRWIVEEYLLSEGDVRAEWIQQALRGMTDLPRFFHGVDLATVRTTLTGHIPQ encoded by the coding sequence GTGGAGCTTGATTCTTCGGCGGGCTGCGTCAATTTCCGGGATGTGGGTGAATACCTCAGCCTGCTGACCGATGCTTCTCCCCTGCCTGCCGGACGGCTCCTGCGGGGTGGCAAGCTCGATTTCGTGGAGACTCCGGCAGACATCGGACGGCCCGGCACCATCCTCAATCTGCGGCGTGGGCCAGAGCGGCAAACCTTCGGCGCTCAGGTGCTCCATCTCCCAGCTCCGAACGATCTGGAAAACTACGACACGACAAATCGGCGTGTTCGGCGCTGGCTGAACGAGGTCATTTCTGTCTTTGAACAAGGCACACTGACGTTCCCGGTTCTCGTTCACTGCACGTCGGGCAAGGACAGAACCGGCGTGGTGGTCGCAGCCCTGCTCAGCATTCTGGGCACCGAGCCGCGTTGGATTGTCGAAGAATATCTGCTCAGCGAAGGAGACGTCCGTGCTGAGTGGATTCAGCAGGCTCTCAGGGGCATGACCGATCTGCCGCGCTTTTTTCACGGGGTCGATCTGGCGACCGTGCGAACCACCCTGACCGGCCACATACCCCAATAA
- a CDS encoding nucleoside hydrolase, whose translation MTPLQPLVHDCDPGIDDAVALLLALHSPELSLRAVTTTHGNVALNDTTSNGLELLAFAGRPEVPLYAGAAAPLVRAPVYAPEIHGRGGLGSVTLPETAKQPEALHAALALSQLSREFSGELTVCATGPVTNLALAERLDPGCLARLKEVVIMGGSLDVNAPKLGNVTPYAEFNTYADPHALRVVLESGARVVLFGLNLTRQVRVTRERVAALHALGTPTAALCADMLADYLNRIEVRDQRVGALHDPCTVAYLLRPELFTLEAARVHVNIDDGERSGMTTLEDGAPNVQLATRADEDGVYALLHERLR comes from the coding sequence ATGACCCCGCTTCAACCGCTTGTTCACGACTGCGACCCCGGTATCGACGACGCGGTGGCGCTGCTGCTGGCCCTGCACAGCCCGGAACTCTCGCTGCGGGCCGTGACCACCACCCACGGCAATGTCGCCCTGAACGACACCACGAGCAACGGTCTGGAACTGCTGGCCTTCGCGGGCCGCCCCGAAGTGCCGCTCTATGCGGGAGCCGCCGCGCCGCTCGTCCGTGCCCCGGTATACGCCCCCGAGATTCATGGGCGCGGCGGTCTGGGCAGCGTGACCCTGCCGGAAACCGCGAAGCAGCCGGAAGCGCTGCACGCCGCCCTTGCCCTGAGTCAGCTCAGCCGGGAGTTCAGCGGCGAACTGACAGTGTGTGCCACTGGGCCGGTCACCAATCTGGCGCTGGCCGAACGGCTCGATCCCGGCTGTCTGGCGCGGCTGAAGGAAGTGGTGATCATGGGTGGCAGCCTGGACGTGAACGCCCCCAAGCTCGGCAACGTGACGCCCTACGCCGAATTCAACACCTACGCCGATCCCCACGCGCTGCGGGTGGTGCTGGAAAGCGGCGCACGGGTGGTGCTGTTCGGCCTGAACCTGACGCGGCAGGTGCGCGTGACCCGCGAGAGGGTGGCGGCGCTGCACGCGCTGGGTACGCCCACCGCTGCACTGTGCGCCGACATGCTGGCCGACTACCTGAACCGCATCGAGGTGCGAGATCAGCGTGTCGGAGCGCTGCACGACCCCTGTACTGTCGCCTACCTGCTGCGCCCCGAACTGTTTACACTGGAGGCGGCCCGCGTTCACGTCAATATCGACGATGGCGAGCGGTCTGGCATGACCACGCTGGAAGACGGTGCGCCCAACGTGCAGCTTGCCACCCGTGCCGACGAGGACGGTGTCTACGCGCTGCTGCACGAGCGCCTGCGATGA
- a CDS encoding nicotinamide mononucleotide transporter family protein: MADFLASLPSWLLDLSGAVCVLVSLWFLFAKRRAYWHWSNASLLPYFLLFLAGSQWMLAGLQVCYLIFGLHGLYLWMLEERRDRGELNFNEPLWYGVTWVASLLIFGFTVAVTDFSAGWNWVQFVVVVLQLVANFGTTRRWAWSWPVWIASNAVGAVYYWHTQYWALFALQFVLAAMSVYGWRLWRQDERRVVALA; encoded by the coding sequence GTGGCTGATTTTCTTGCTTCTCTGCCATCCTGGCTGCTCGACCTTTCCGGCGCAGTCTGCGTGCTGGTATCGCTGTGGTTTCTCTTTGCCAAACGCCGCGCCTACTGGCACTGGAGCAACGCCTCCCTGTTACCGTATTTCCTGCTGTTTCTGGCGGGTAGTCAGTGGATGCTGGCGGGCCTCCAGGTCTGTTACCTGATCTTCGGGCTGCACGGCCTGTACCTCTGGATGCTGGAAGAACGCCGCGACCGGGGTGAACTGAACTTCAACGAACCGCTCTGGTACGGCGTCACCTGGGTCGCCAGTCTGCTGATTTTCGGCTTCACCGTCGCCGTCACCGATTTTTCGGCGGGCTGGAACTGGGTGCAGTTCGTGGTCGTGGTGCTGCAACTCGTCGCCAATTTCGGCACCACCCGGCGCTGGGCGTGGTCGTGGCCGGTCTGGATCGCCTCGAACGCGGTGGGCGCGGTGTATTACTGGCATACGCAGTACTGGGCGCTGTTTGCACTTCAGTTCGTGCTGGCGGCCATGAGCGTGTACGGCTGGCGGCTGTGGCGGCAGGACGAGCGGCGGGTGGTGGCCCTTGCCTGA
- a CDS encoding SEL1-like repeat protein — translation MRTSYQAVFLTLLLLGQASAQTDSSPAPAPIIQSAPPQTAPVAADTPFQARAAADPGVAAYNRADYAAALAAFTPRAQAGDAAAQFYLGRMTMMGQGVKQDYVQAKAWCQQAADQHSPDGLYCLGRLLLYGLGSDKDAAQGNALMKAAAEGGSYYAQDFLGYQYEIGESLDQNPVQAAVWYQKASDQGYPTAQVDLGRLYENGDGVRQDSSQALALYQQAADQNDPEGQTRLGYLYETGQSVAQDFAQAAAWYAKAADQNDPEGQISLGYLYESGQGVVQNFGQAAAWYGKAAEQGDAQGQVSLGVLYENGQGVKQDYAQAAKLYQQAADQGSARGQNYLGDLYRAGLGVPKNVVRAAELYRKAADQGDPRGQINLGLMYERGQGVVQDDLQAANLYRKAAERGDATAQVYLGDFLREGIGVKQDVKQAAEWYRLAAEQDDPRAQDRLGQLYSDGLGVRQDYRQALSWYQKAADQTYAPAQYDLGIVYANGEGVPRDLKRAVTSYRLAANQGYARAQNALGNAYYFGDGVATDNAQAYVWYKKAADQGYARAQNNLGYLYESGQGTKKDMAQAVSLYRKAADQGYALAQVNLGDLYRKGTGVARNAGQAAAWYRKAADQGNPRGQDSLGTLYERGEGVAKDLKQAAVWYRKAAAQENASAQTHLGQLYQSGRGVGKDVKQALALYQKAAAQNYAPAQTNLGLLYKTGTGVSKNLSQATAWFRKAAAQGDTTAQTELKKLGR, via the coding sequence ATGCGAACCTCATATCAAGCCGTCTTCCTCACGCTCCTGCTTCTCGGTCAGGCCAGCGCTCAGACAGATTCCAGTCCGGCTCCTGCACCGATCATTCAGAGTGCACCGCCTCAGACAGCACCTGTCGCTGCTGACACGCCGTTTCAGGCCCGCGCCGCTGCCGATCCTGGCGTTGCAGCCTACAACCGCGCCGATTACGCGGCGGCCCTGGCAGCCTTCACGCCCCGCGCCCAGGCAGGCGACGCAGCGGCGCAGTTCTATCTGGGCCGTATGACGATGATGGGCCAGGGCGTCAAACAGGACTACGTACAGGCAAAAGCGTGGTGCCAGCAGGCCGCCGACCAGCACAGTCCAGACGGGCTGTACTGCCTGGGCCGCCTGCTGCTGTACGGACTGGGCAGCGACAAAGATGCCGCGCAGGGCAACGCACTGATGAAGGCGGCTGCCGAGGGCGGCTCGTACTACGCGCAGGATTTCCTGGGCTATCAGTACGAAATCGGCGAAAGCCTCGACCAGAACCCGGTGCAGGCCGCCGTGTGGTATCAGAAGGCCAGCGATCAGGGCTATCCCACCGCGCAGGTCGATCTGGGGCGGCTGTACGAAAACGGCGACGGCGTTCGCCAGGACAGCAGCCAGGCACTGGCTCTCTATCAGCAGGCGGCTGACCAGAACGATCCCGAGGGCCAGACCCGTCTGGGCTACCTGTATGAAACGGGGCAGAGTGTAGCGCAGGACTTCGCGCAGGCCGCCGCGTGGTATGCAAAGGCAGCTGACCAGAACGATCCCGAGGGCCAGATCTCTCTGGGCTACCTGTACGAATCGGGGCAGGGTGTGGTGCAGAACTTCGGTCAGGCCGCCGCGTGGTACGGCAAGGCTGCCGAGCAGGGCGACGCGCAGGGTCAGGTGTCGCTGGGTGTGCTGTACGAGAACGGCCAGGGTGTAAAGCAGGACTACGCGCAGGCAGCGAAACTCTATCAGCAGGCCGCCGACCAGGGCTCTGCACGGGGCCAGAATTATCTGGGCGATCTGTACCGTGCCGGACTGGGTGTGCCGAAGAACGTCGTCCGCGCTGCCGAACTGTACCGCAAGGCTGCCGATCAGGGCGATCCTCGGGGGCAGATCAATCTGGGGCTGATGTACGAGCGGGGACAGGGCGTCGTTCAGGACGATCTTCAGGCCGCCAATCTGTACCGCAAGGCCGCCGAGCGGGGCGACGCCACCGCGCAGGTCTATCTGGGTGACTTCCTCCGGGAAGGCATCGGGGTCAAACAGGACGTGAAGCAGGCCGCCGAGTGGTACCGTCTGGCAGCCGAGCAGGACGATCCACGCGCTCAGGACCGGCTAGGCCAGCTCTATTCCGACGGCTTGGGCGTGCGCCAGGATTACAGGCAGGCGCTGAGCTGGTATCAGAAAGCCGCCGACCAGACCTACGCGCCAGCGCAGTACGACCTGGGCATCGTCTACGCCAACGGCGAGGGCGTTCCCCGCGATCTGAAGCGGGCCGTGACCTCCTACCGGCTGGCTGCCAATCAGGGCTACGCCCGCGCCCAGAATGCCCTGGGCAATGCCTACTACTTCGGAGACGGCGTGGCGACAGACAACGCTCAGGCCTACGTGTGGTACAAGAAGGCCGCCGACCAGGGCTATGCCCGCGCCCAGAACAACCTGGGATACCTGTACGAATCGGGCCAGGGCACGAAAAAGGACATGGCGCAGGCTGTCAGTCTGTACCGCAAGGCTGCCGATCAGGGATACGCCCTCGCACAGGTCAATCTGGGGGACCTGTACCGCAAGGGAACAGGCGTCGCCCGAAACGCTGGACAGGCCGCCGCGTGGTACCGCAAGGCCGCCGATCAGGGCAATCCCCGGGGTCAGGACAGTCTGGGCACGCTGTACGAACGTGGCGAAGGTGTCGCCAAGGATCTGAAACAGGCCGCCGTGTGGTACCGCAAGGCTGCCGCCCAGGAAAACGCCTCTGCCCAGACCCACCTGGGGCAGCTGTACCAGAGTGGACGAGGCGTCGGCAAGGACGTAAAGCAGGCGCTCGCCCTGTACCAGAAGGCCGCTGCCCAGAACTATGCGCCCGCCCAGACCAATCTCGGCCTGCTCTACAAGACCGGAACCGGCGTGAGCAAAAACCTGAGTCAGGCGACCGCGTGGTTTCGCAAGGCTGCGGCTCAGGGAGACACGACCGCGCAGACAGAACTAAAAAAACTGGGCCGCTGA